A segment of the Aptenodytes patagonicus chromosome 3, bAptPat1.pri.cur, whole genome shotgun sequence genome:
TTCAAAGAGTTAAAGTTTCTTATTTAGAAGTACTCAATTTAACTCCCCTATAAACTTCTCTTGCTTTAAtagtgaattaaaaatactgagttaacttacagttttaaaaattacttgattATAAATCCTTCCTGAAAGATCCCTGCATATATAAATTATTACGTTGTAATTAAAAGctagaacaaatattttttttaatttgctcctTAAAATACATTGATTCTGTTCTACATCTCTGCTCAAAAAAATAGCTTCATGTCCcattgaaaattatattttttctggaTAGAGGAACCTATCCAAAAAGTTCACCCCAAATTACGttttacaaaaatgaaaccaTTCATTGACTCTAATATTCTGCACACAGTATATGCTCATACTTTCAGTATCTCTAGGCTGAAGCTGCTCTTAACATTTTGCTGTAAACCTGAATCTAATACAAGTGAgaagctgctttaattttttaaggAGCAGTTCTCCTAGCTGCAAAGGCATTGAAGACAGCCTGGAAGACACAATCTGTGCAATGCTGCTTTTTATTGTCACAGGTACAGAGTTCTGATGTGGCAATGCTGCACATTCAGGTCATCGAACATTTACTGATCAGGAAGGACTTTTCAGTCTCTAAAATGGTTACAAATGGTTTTTGTCAGAACGCACTCATTATAAGCAGTCTGATCTCAGTGGAGTCCTACTATTTTATTTTGGGTAATAACGGCAAAGTCTTACCAACTGTTGATGGAGATACCATGGGGTTAATTTATATTCACATTGGAAAAGCAAAGCAGTGCTCCCTCCCAAATCTGACAGATCCCGTGAGTCTTTTCAGTAGTTGATTGTCAGGTTGTCCCGATCTACAGCTTAGCACTGACAACAGCTCACAGTTTATTTGCAGCTTTGAAGCCTGGTCCTATAGTGTTTCTCTTCTGACAGGAGATGAATAAAGGTGTCACTGTGGGAGACTTTTAGCCGGCTGCTATGAAAAGGATCCTCCTTGCCTTCCCTCGCAAGATCCTCTAGTTCACTTTTGGAGTTTGCAGCTTTCCCCTCGGCTGAGTTAAGCTCCATCAGCTCCAGTTCGTGCTTGGCAGCTGTTTCTAAAACTCTCTGTTTGTTATAATACCTGACGAAGTTGTTAATGATAGGATGGATGGGAAGGGCGATTGCTATCACCCCGCAAAGAAAACTGATGGCAGCATTCAGTTTTCCTAGTGTTGTTTTAGGGTATATGTCTCCATATCCAACTGTGGTCATGGTAATGATTGCCCACCAAAATGACTGAGGGatgcttttaaataaagtttCGGGGTGACTTTGCTCCATGGTATAACCCAGGGCAGAAAAGACAAAGATTCCGACAGCTAAGTACATGAGGAGCAGCCCGAGCTCCTTAAAGCTGCGTTTCAGGGCATACGTTAGAGTCTGGAGCCCCGAGGAGTGCCGTGCAAGCTTGAAAATCCTCGCGATCCTCATGATGCGCAGCGCCTGGACAGCCTGCTGGACGTTGCTCAGCTCCATGAGCTTGGCTCCCAAGTGGGTCAAAGTCAGGCTGACATAGAAAGGAAGTATTGCTAGCACATCGACAATGTTCATGAAAGACAGGGCAAAGTGGAGTTTGTTGGGAGAGGAGATTAGCCT
Coding sequences within it:
- the KCNF1 gene encoding voltage-gated potassium channel regulatory subunit KCNF1, with the translated sequence MAGDSRFPDVDTDGSEKNEETEIVVNVGGVRQVFYGDNLNQYPETRLAELINCLSGGYDSIFSLCDDYDPGKREFYFDRDPDAFKCIIDVYYFGEIHMKKGICPICFKNEMEFWKVDLKFLDDCCKTHLSEKKEELEEIARRVQLILDDLGIDASESRWKRCQKYIWKFLEKPESSYPARVIAVLSFLFILISSVVMCVGTIPDLQVVDAEGNRMEHPTLDSIETACIGWFTVEYVLRLISSPNKLHFALSFMNIVDVLAILPFYVSLTLTHLGAKLMELSNVQQAVQALRIMRIARIFKLARHSSGLQTLTYALKRSFKELGLLLMYLAVGIFVFSALGYTMEQSHPETLFKSIPQSFWWAIITMTTVGYGDIYPKTTLGKLNAAISFLCGVIAIALPIHPIINNFVRYYNKQRVLETAAKHELELMELNSAEGKAANSKSELEDLAREGKEDPFHSSRLKVSHSDTFIHLLSEEKHYRTRLQSCK